CCGGTGACACGGTGTTCGTGCCCGCCGGTGTGCCGCACGCGATCGGCGAGGGTGTGTTCATCGTCGAGCTCCAACAGCCGACGGACTTCTCCGTCACGTTGGAGTGGCGCGGTTTCCTGGCCGACGCGGAGGCCGGGCACCTCGGTCTTGGCTACGACAAGGCGTTGGACTGCGTGGAGCGCCGGGCCCAGTCCCCCGACCGCCTGGTGCGGCGGACGCAGGCGTCGACCGGCGAGTCGGTGAACCTGTTCGACGCGCAGGCCGACCCGTTCTTCCGCGCCGACCGGCTGCACGTGTCCGGCACGGCGGCGTTGGAGCCCTCGTTCGGTGTGTTCGTGGTGCTGGAAGGCGCGGGCACGCTCGGTCCCGTCGCGGTGCACCGGGGCAGCACGGTGGTCGTGCCGCACGCGGCGGGCGAGGTCGTGGTGACCGGCGACGTCGTCGCCATCCGGTGCCGGCCACCATCGGTGTCGAGCCTCAAGGGCTGAGCCGGGGCGTTGCTACCGGATCTCCGCCTCGGCGAACTCCCGGAAGCCGCGTGCCGGGCGGCCGGTGACGCGTTCGACGGTGTCGGTGACCCGGTCCTCCGACCCCGCCGCGATGTCGGTGTCGAGCGCGGCCAGCACGGCGGCGTAGGCGGCGGGAATGCCGTGCCCGGTCAGGCGCAACGCCAGTTCGTCCGCCGTGACGGCTCGGTGGCGCACCGGCCGGCCGAGCCTCCGCGCGACGATCGCGGCGGCGTCGGCGTAGCTCAGCGCCTCGGGGCCGGTCAGCACGTGCTCGGTGTTGTGCGGCACCTCGTCGACCAACGCGTGCCCGGCGACGGCGGCGATGTCTCCCGCGTCCACGAACGCCACCCGACCGTTCCCCGTCGCGGTGACGATCTCGCCGTCACGCGCGTCCCGTGCGAGTGGGCTCTCCCCGGTGAAGTTCTGCATGAACCACGACGGCCGCAGGACCGCCCACTCGGGCACGGTCGTGCGGACCAGGTGGTGCACCGCGCCCAGGCCAGGCGCACCCTCCGGCATCGCCGACGAACTGAGCTGCACGACCCGCCGGACGCCCTGACGTGCGGCTTCCGCCAGGAACGGCTCGACCGACGGGACCGGATCGGGCTCTGCCAAGGGCGCGATGAGGTAGACCGCCGACACCCCGTGCAACGCGGGCGCGTGGGTCTCCCGGTCCGCCCAGTCGAACCGCACCTGGCCGGCGACGGTCGGCGTGCGGGTCGCCGACCGGACCACGACACCACGTTGGGCCAGGAACGCGGCGACCCTCGACCCGGTGGTGCCGGTCGCGCCGAGGACCAGGACCTCAGACATCCGCACCTCCCGAGAACGCGGCGTTCAGCTCTCCCGAACCACCCATGGCCTCGGCCGCGGCCAGTGGGTTCCAGTAGTCGCGGTAGTGCCGGATCTCGCCGTCCCGGACGGTGACGACCGCGATGTAGCGCAGCCGGTACGGCCGCCCGGTGGCGACCACGATCCCGGCGGCCTCGAACTCCACGACCACCACTTCCGGGTCGAGGGTCCGGTGCAGGACCCGGTCGGTGATCTCCCGGACGTCGAGCAGGTCCGGGTAGCCCCGCATGTACTCGTGCACCGCCGCACGGCCCTCCACGCGCTGCGGATAACCGGGCGGCGCGAACGGGAACTCGATCACGCCGTGCTCCGCCCACAGCCCGGCGAAGGCGGTCATGTCCTTGGCAGGCAGGAGTTCCAGGGCGTGTTCGACCAGCTCATCAGCGTTCACCAAGTGCTCCTCAACGCTAGGACGGAACGGCACCGTCCCGTCCTAACGTACACAGGACGGGTCGGTACCGTCCACTCGCTACGATCGCCGCCATGAGCCCTCGCACGCCCACCGGCGCAGCCGTGCTGCAACCCGCCATCACCCGGGCCATCGCCGAAGCGGTCCTGGCCGAGTTGGCCGAGCACGGCTACGCCCGGCTGTCGATGGAAGCGGTCGCGAAGCGGGCCGGGGTCGGCAAGAGCGCGCTCTACCGCCGTTGGCCGTCCAAGCAGGAGATGGCGACGTCGGTGATCTCCGAGGCCACTGCGGCGCAGTCGCCGCCGACCGCGGACACCGGCTCGCTGCGGGACGACCTGCGCGCGACCGTGAACGCGCTCATGGCCTGGCTGGCGCACCCGCTGTTCTCACGCATCCTGCCCGACCTGGTGGCCGAGATGGCGCGCAACCCGGAACTGGGCGACGTCGTCGACGCCGTCGTCTGCGGGCCACGGCGGGAGCTGGCCGCCACCATGTTCCAACGCGCCATCGAACGCGGTGAGCTGCGCGCGGACATCGACCTGGAGATCACGCTCGACCTGTTCGCCGCGGCGATCCACTGGCGGCTCACCGTCCGCGCCGCGCAGGCGGAACCCGGCTACGTCGACAAGCTCATCGACACGATCCTCCGCGGGATCGGCGCCTGACCGGCGGCTCCACCCGATCGACAAGGCACCTAGAGGTACTTGTTCGCCAGGTCCGAGTACTCCTTCTCCAGGTCGTCCGCCAGGTAGGCGACGTACGCCCACGGCACCTCGTGCACGTGGTCGCGCATGCCGAGCAGGTGGCGCTTCGCCCGGTGCGAGTCCTCGGCCAGGGCGAACGCCGCCGCGAACAGGTTGTGCGCCTGCAAGGCCCGCGGGTGCGGCTTGGTCGGGGTCGAGTCCCACTTGTCCGCCGCGGTGGCGATCTCGTCGCGGTGCCGGCTGAAGTACCGCATCTTCAACGTCGCGATCTTCAACGCCGACCGCGCCTGCACCGCGTCCTCGAACTGCTCCAGGAAGATCTCGAAGTGGGCCAGCGGCAGCATCGCCACCACCGGGTCGCCGGGCGGCGCGGCGTCCACGCTGCCCTGGGCGAACGCCATCATCTCCTCGGCCGACCCGCCCCACTTGGCCGCCAGGATCTGCAACCGGGTCCAGTGCGCCGGGTACAGCGACGCGCACCGCGCCACGATCTCCCGCCAGACCTCGTCCTTCTGGTCTCGGTCCACCTGCAACCCGAGCCCGGCGGTCTGCAACTGCGCCCACGGCACCGCGTCGCGCGGCAGGAGCTTCGCGGCCTCGTGCAGCGGGGCGACGGCCTTGCGGAGGGTGCCGAAGAAGACCTTGAACCGGTCCTTGCCGACGCTGTCCGCCCGCCCCGAGCCGCGGATCGCCCAGGCCTCCCGGATGAACGCGGTGCCGGCCAGCAGCCACAGGTCCGGGTCGGTGTTGTTCTTCGCCAGCTCCAGCAGCTCGTCGGCGTGGCCGATGGCGTGCTCGCCCAGCACCTCGACCCGCAACGCGCGCACCTCGGGCTCGTCCCGGCACTCCGCGAGCACCGTGGTGGCCGCCCTCAGGTGCCCCGCATCCATCTCCTCGGCCGCGATGTCCAGGATCGCGTCGTCGTAGGTGTGGTCCCGCACCACTTCACGGGCAACCGCGGCAGGCCGCTTCCTCCGGAAAATCCCCACTCCAGCGACCTTACTTTCCTCCGAGACCGAGTGGCCTAAGTCTTTCGTAGAGCCGAACAGGGCCTTTCTGCGGTTGCCCTCCAGCCTACGGGCGCGATGGAGTAGTGCCCTCGACGGAGGGGGAATCCATGCGAGGAAGTCTCGTTGTAGCCGTGTCCGCCGCACTGCTCGCCGCCGCGCTGCCGACCTATGCGCAGGCCGAGCCGGAGCCGCGGCCGGAGCAATCCATCACGTGGTCGGCGTGCGCCGACATCGAAGGGCTCGAGTGCGGGACGTTCCAGGCGCCGTTCGACTGGCGCACGCCCGCCGACGGCCGGAAGATCACCATCGCGGTGAGCCGGCTCAAGCCTCGCGGGGGCGAGGCGAAGGGTTCCGTGCTGACCAACCCGGGCGGTCCGGGCGGGCCGGGGCGGACGTTGCCGCTGCTCTTCGCGGGTCGCGCCAAGCTGGTCGACGCCATGGAGATCATCGGCATCGACCCGCGCGGCACGGGGGCGAGCACGAACACCACGTGCGGCGGGCTGGACTGGATGTCCGTCACCGATCCGCGTGACCGCGGCCGTGCCAACACCAAGCTGCTCTACGACGCCGCCGAGCTCCAGGCCACCGCCTGCCAGACCCGCTCCGGCGAGTTCGGCAAGGTGGTCAACACCGAGCAGACGGTCCGCGACCTCGACCTGCTGCGCCAACTGCTGGGCCGGGAGAAGGTCAGCTGGATCGGCTATTCGGGCGGCAGCTGGATGGGCGCCTACTACGCCACCTACTTCCCGGACCGGGTGGACAAGTTCGTGCTCGACTCGAACACCGACTTCACCAGCACGTTCCAGGACATCTTCGACAACTTCGGCTACGGCTTCGAACGCCGGTTCCGCACCGACTTCCTGCCCTGGGCGGCCAAGTACGACAGCCTCTACCACCTGGGCACGACCGGTGAGCAGGTCCGCCAGATCTACGAGACGACCCGCGCGAAGCTGGCCGCGAACCCGCTGCCGCTGGACGACGGGACCGTGGTCGACGGCGTCCGGCTGGACCTCTTGCTGATCCGCGCGCAGTACAGCAAGCAGTCCTTCCCGCCCGCCGCGGAGGCGTTGGCGTGGATCAGCCAGGCCACGACGTCCGACGTCAAGACCCTGGCCGCGGCTCCGGCGGCGCTGGCGCAGTACCCGGACGCGTCCAACGCCACGCTGTTCGCCATCGCGTGCAACGACACGAAGTTCCGCCACAACCGCGCGACCCTGGCCGCCGAGGCCGAGCGGCTGGGCAAGCAGTTCCCGCTGTTCGGCTACTACCAGGTGCTCGCGCCGTGCGCGTTCTGGGACCGGCCGAAGCTGGACCTGAAGACGCCGACCGGCAAGGGCGTGCCGCCGATCCTCATGGTGCAGTCGGTGCGCGACCCGGCGACGCCGCTGGAGGGCGCACAGCGCGCCCACCGCAACTTCGAGGGTTCACGGCTGCTCACCGTGACCGACGAAGGCGACCACGGCGTCTACGGCTTCGGCAACGGGTGCGTGGACGACGTCGTGGAGTCGTTCATCGTGGACGGGAAGGTGCCGACGGCCGACCTGACGTGTCCGGGCATGCCGTTGCCCGACCCGACCGCGCCCGCCGCCGCGGCCACCCGTCCGCTGGTGGGCTGGCCGTTGTAGCGCACGAAGCACCGCCTAGATCGCACCGGTCTGCCGCCTGCGGGCGGCGTAGACACCGGCCTCGGTCCGCCGGTCGAAGCCGAGCTTGTGCAGCAGCGAGGAGACGTAGTTCTTGACCGTCTTCTCGGCCAGGTACAGCCGGTTCGCGATCTGCCGGTTGGTCAGGCCCTCGGCGATCAGGTCGAGGATCCGCCGCTCCTGCGGGCTCAACGCCGCGTAGCGCGGGTCCTCGACCGGTCCGCCGCGCAGCCGTTGCAGGACGGTCGCGGTGACGCTGGAGTGCAGCAGCGAGCCGCCGGCGGCCAGCGTGCGGATCGCGGACACCAGGTCGTTCCCGGAGACCTGCTTGAGCAGGTACCCGGCCGCGCCCGCCATGATCGCCCCGAACAACGCCTCGTCGTCGGAGTACGACGTCAGCATCAGGCACGCGGGCGGCGGCTGGACCGTCGAACGGATCTCCCGGCACACGGTGACGCCGTCGCCGTCGGGCAGCCGCACGTCGATCACGGCCACGTCGGGCCGGTGGAACGCGGCGGCGGACACGGCCGTGGCGGCGCTCTCCGCCTCACCGACCACCTCGATGTCCGGCTCCACCGCCAACAGCTGTTGCAGACCACGCCGCACGATCTCGTGGTCGTCCACTAAAAGCACCGAGATGGACATGGTCCTCTTCCCCTACACCGACACCAAAGGCACGCGCCACGTCACGCTGACGCCCCGGCCCCCGGTCGACTCGACCTCGCACGAACCGTCCCACCTGGCCGCCCGCGCGGCCATGTTGACCAGGCCGCCGGAGTGCCTGCCGCGGCGGTTCGGCAGGCCTTCGCCATCGTCCCGCACGACCAGTCGCAGCTCGGTCGCCGCGCGATCCACCGACACCTCCACCTCGACCTTCTTCGCCGACGCGTGCCGGGCGGTGTTGGCCAACGCCTCGCGCAACGTGGCCAGCAGGTCCGGCCGCACCTGGTCGGGCACCACCGAGTCGACCGGCCCGTCCATCGCCAGCGACGGCTCGAAGCCGAGCAGCCGGGCCGACTCCTGCACCACCTTCAGCAGCTGCGCGCGCAGGTCGGCCGCGCCTGCGGGTGGTTCCTGCAACGAGAAGATGGTGCGCCGGATCTCCCGGATGGTCTGGTCGACCTCGGTGACGAAGTCCGCCAGCCGCTGCGCCACCATCGGCTGCTCCACCAGCCCGTTCATGCTCTGCAACCCGAGGCCGAGCCCGAACAGCCGCTGCACCACGAGGTCGTGCAGGTCGCGGGCGATCCGGTCGCGGTCCTCCAGCACGGCCAGTCGGCGTCCCGCGCCGGTGGCCCGGGTGAACTCGAGGATCAGCGCGGCCTGCCGGGCGAACGACTCCACCAGCGCCACGTCGGAGGCGTCGAACGCCCGCTGGTCACGGGCACGCGCCACGATCAGCACGCCGAGCACCCGTTCCCCGGCGGCCAGCGGCACGAACACCACGGGCCCGATCCGGTCCTGGCCGGGCAGCCCGTCGAGCACCTTGGCCCGGCCGCTGTCGAACACCTCCCGCGCGGCGCTGCCCTCGCTCGACACCCCGAACCCGCGTCCCTCGCCGTCGAGCACGCGGACCGACAGGTCGCCCTGCACGTCGGGCAACGCCAGCAGCGCGTTCACGCCGTCCGCGGCCAGCCGGGCGCGCACCGCGACCAGCCGCAGCGCGTCCCGGTCGGGGGTGCCGGTGAGCAGCGCGTTCGTCACCTCGTTGGACGCGCGCAGCCACACCTCGCGCTGCCGCGACTGCTCGTAGAGCCGGGCGTTCTCGATCGCGATGCCCGCCGCCGCGGCCACCGCCACCACGATCTCCTGGTCGGCGCGGCTGAAGTCCGCGCCGCCGTCCTTGTCGGTCAGGTAGAGGTTGCCGAACACCTCGCCGCGGACGTGCACCGGCACGCCGAGGAACCCGGGCGCGGCCGGGTCGAACGCCGCCGCCACCGATCCGGGCTGGTCGGAGTCGGTGTGGTGGCCGTCGCCGTAGGTGAACTCCAGCAGTTGGCGATCCGGCCCCACCACGGCCAGCGCGCCGTACCGGGCGCCGACGAGGCTGCACGAGGACTCCACGATCCGGCGCAGGACGTCCGGGAGCGACAGGTCGCTGGCCAGGGACACGACCGCGGCCAGCAGCCGGTGCAGCCGTTCCTGCGAGACGATCACCTCGGCGGTCCGGTCGGTCAGTTCGCGCACCAGGCCGTCCAACCGCACCGCGGCGTTCGCGTCCGGGGATCCAGGCACCCGAGACCACCCTCCGTTTCGGAGGATTCCGAGGTTAACGCCTTCTACCGGGGGATGCGACGGCCGGTGAGGAGTTCGAGGTCGACCGCCAGGTAGCGGTCGTGGTCGCCGTAGGCGCGCGACGCCAGCGGCAGTTCGCGCAGCCGGGCCAGCCACGGCTCGTCGACGACCTCCGTGACGTGGCCGACGGCCATCACGGACCAGCCGCGGGACAGGTCGGGGGCCACGTCGTCGATCTGGAACGCCACGATCGTGTCGCGGGCGACGAGGGTCGCGCTGCGGTCCGGCACGCGGAGCACGACGCAGTCCCCGTCGAGCGCGAACACGACGGGGTGCACCACCGGCAGCGCCTTGTGGGTGTAGACCAGGCGACCGACGGCGGCCGTGTCGAGCAGCTCCAGGCATTCCTCGCGGGAGAGGACCTGAAGTCCCGCGGAGTCGTACATCGCACCCCTTCGCCCCCGGTCGCAGGACTAAGACGTTCGGCGTTGTGATCGTCCTTGCCTAGAGTCGGAAGTCCCGGCTTCCTCGCCTTCCACCCGGATGGGGGATTTCCAGTGGCGTCACCCGATGTAGGCGCGTTCCTCCGACGCCTCGGTCTGACCGAGGCCGAACCTCCGAGCGTGGCCGCGTTGACGCGGTTGCACCAGGCGTACGTGGAGCGCGTGCCGTACGAGACGGTGGAGATCCAGCTCAGCCGGATGACGTCGATCGACCCGCGTGACGCGGTGGCACGGGTGCTGTCCGGTTTCGGCGGGTCAACGGGGCGTTCGCCGAGCTGCGACCGCCTAGTACTCGGTGAAGTGCCGCTCGAACCCCTGGTAGAGCTGCGGTGCGTACCGCTGCAACGCCAGGTCGAGCATGGGGCCGCCGGTCTCGTCCGCCAACTGGATCCAGTAGCCGTACATGTTCTTCGGGATGGTGCGGTAGGCGGCGGCGAACCCGTTCTGATCCCTGGGCTCCAGGTGCATCCACAGCGACGGCTTGTCGCCACCGGTCCGCGACAGCCCCACCGCGCGCAACTCGTACCACGGCACCGCCCACGACGCGCCCTTCTCCACCCAACGCAGGCCTTGCGGATCCACGACCAGCCGACGCAGCCGTGCCCGCCGCCGCCAGACGCCACCGCCGATCAGGCCGCCGAGCGCGACCAGCGGCCCGACGAACATCGCCGCCAAGTGGCCGTCGGAGTACGCCAGGAACATCAGCAGCACCCCGAGCGCGGTCAACCCCAGCTGCGCCGCGAGCGCGACCCGCCGCTCGGTCCGATGGCCGAACGGAATCTCGATCTCGTTCACGTCAACCCCACGGGCGTCTTACCCCCCGGCATCATGCGCCTACCCCTTCGACCAGTCGATCAGCCGCAGCGTAGGGGTCCAACTCACCCGCCACGACCCGTTTGGCGAGGGTTTCGAGCGCGGACGCGCCGCGCAGGCCGCCGATCCGGGAGCGCAGCCCCGCCAACGCGATCGCCTCGATCTCGCCGGCCGCCCTGGTGGCACGCCGTCGTTCCAGCTCACCGCGTTCCACCAACCAGGTGTGGTGCGAGTCGATGGCGTCCACGACGTCGTCCAGGCCTTCGGAGCGCGAGGCGACCGTCTTCACCACGGGAGGCCGCCAGAGCCCTCCCTCCCGGTCCCGGCGGCCCAGGGAGATCATGTGCTTGAGGTCGCGCGCGGTCTGGTCGGCGCCGTCGCGGTCGGCCTTGTTCACCACGAACACGTCCGCGATCTCCAGGATGCCCGCCTTCGCGGCCTGGATGCCGTCACCCATGCCGGGCGCGAGCAGCACTACCGTCGTGTCGGCCAGCGACACCACCTCGACCTCGGACTGCCCCACCCCGACCGTCTCGACCAACACGACGTCGAACCCGGCGGCGTCCAGCACTCTCAGAGCCTGTGGCGTGGCCCACGACAGGCCGCCCAGGTGACCTCTCGTGGCCATGGAGCGGATGAACACGCCGGGGTCGGTGGCGTGCTCGCCCATCCGCACCCGGTCGCCGAGCAGCGCGCCGCCGGAGAACGGCGACGACGGGTCCACAGCCAGCACGCCGACCCGTTTGCCGCGCGCGCGGTAGGACGCGACCAGCGCCGACGTGGACGTGGACTTGCCCACGCCCGGAGCACCCGTCAAGCCGATGACCCGGGTGTTCCCGCAGAACGGCGCCAGCGCGGCAGCCACCTCGCGCAACTGCGGGCTGGCGTCCTCCACCAGCGAGATCAGCCTGGCGACCGCGCGCGGTTGTCCCTCACGCGCGCGGTCGACCAGTTCCGCTACGTCAACGGTGCGAACCACACCGCTAGACCTTAGGGACGCGGACGATCAGGGCGTCGCCCTGACCACCGCCGCCGCACAGGGCGGCCGCGCCCACGCCGCCACCGCGGCGCTTCAGCTCCAGCGCGAGGTGCAGCGCGATCCGGGCGCCCGACATGCCGATCGGGTGACCGAGGGCGATCGCACCGCCGTTGACGTTGACCTTGTCCTCGGCGATGCCGAGTTCCCGCGTGGAGACGAGGCCGACCGCGGCGAACGCCTCGTTGATCTCGACCAGGTCCAGGTCGGCGGGGTCGATGCCCTCCTTGGCGCACGCGGCCTTGATCGCGTTCGCGGGCTGCTCGTGCAGGCTCGCGTCCGGACCGGCCACCACGCCGTGCGCGCCGATCTCGGCCAACCAGGTCAGGCCAAGCTCCTCGGCCTTGGCCTTGCTCATCACGACCACCGCAGCCGCGCCGTCGGAAATCTGCGACGCCGAGCCCGCCGTGATGGTGCCGTCCGAGGCGAACGCCGGGCGCAGCTTGGCCAGCGTCTCCACGGTGGTGTCGCCGCGCACGCCCTCGTCGGTCGAGACCAGCACCGGGTCGCCCTTGCGCTGCGGGATCGAGACCGGGGCGATCTCCTCGGCGAACACGCCATTCCCGGCGGCCTTGGCGGCCAGCTGGTGCGACCGGGCCGAAAACGCGTCCTGCTCCTCGCGGGTCAGGCCGTAGCGGGCGTTGAACTTCTCCGTGGAGGAGCCCATCGCGACCTGGTCGAACGCGCAGAACAGGCCGTCGTAGGCCATGTGGTCGATCATCGACACGTCGCCGTACTTGAACCCGCCGCGCGACTTCGGCAGCAGGTGCGGCGCCTGGGTCATCGACTCCTGGCCGCCCGCCACCACGATGTCGAATTCACCCGCACGGATGAGCTGGTCGGCCAGCGCGATCGCGTCGATGCCGGAGAGGCACACCTTGTTGATCGTCAGCGCGGGCACCGACATCGGGATGCCGGCGTGCACCGCGGCCTGGCGCGCGGGGATCTGGCCCGCGCCCGCGGTGAGCACCTGGCCCATGATCACGTACTGCACCTGCTCGGGCGCGACACCAGCCCGTTCGAGGGCCGCCTTGATCGCGACGCCACCGAGCTGGGCGCCGGAGAAGTCCTTCAACGATCCGAGCAGTCGCCCCATCGGGGTTCGGGCCCCGGCGACGATGACGGAACCGGACACAACAGCCTCCACAGCGGGTGTAAGCGAGTGTTAACACGCCACGATACCCACGGTTACCGCGCGGTAGCCTGTGAGGCGTCGCACAGCAGGACCTGCACCGATTCGGTCATTACCCTTTCCTGCCATGGAAGAGATCCGAGCTTTTGTGA
This is a stretch of genomic DNA from Saccharothrix ecbatanensis. It encodes these proteins:
- a CDS encoding NAD(P)H-binding protein → MSEVLVLGATGTTGSRVAAFLAQRGVVVRSATRTPTVAGQVRFDWADRETHAPALHGVSAVYLIAPLAEPDPVPSVEPFLAEAARQGVRRVVQLSSSAMPEGAPGLGAVHHLVRTTVPEWAVLRPSWFMQNFTGESPLARDARDGEIVTATGNGRVAFVDAGDIAAVAGHALVDEVPHNTEHVLTGPEALSYADAAAIVARRLGRPVRHRAVTADELALRLTGHGIPAAYAAVLAALDTDIAAGSEDRVTDTVERVTGRPARGFREFAEAEIR
- a CDS encoding nuclear transport factor 2 family protein, with product MNADELVEHALELLPAKDMTAFAGLWAEHGVIEFPFAPPGYPQRVEGRAAVHEYMRGYPDLLDVREITDRVLHRTLDPEVVVVEFEAAGIVVATGRPYRLRYIAVVTVRDGEIRHYRDYWNPLAAAEAMGGSGELNAAFSGGADV
- a CDS encoding TetR/AcrR family transcriptional regulator, with the protein product MSPRTPTGAAVLQPAITRAIAEAVLAELAEHGYARLSMEAVAKRAGVGKSALYRRWPSKQEMATSVISEATAAQSPPTADTGSLRDDLRATVNALMAWLAHPLFSRILPDLVAEMARNPELGDVVDAVVCGPRRELAATMFQRAIERGELRADIDLEITLDLFAAAIHWRLTVRAAQAEPGYVDKLIDTILRGIGA
- a CDS encoding alpha/beta hydrolase; amino-acid sequence: MSAALLAAALPTYAQAEPEPRPEQSITWSACADIEGLECGTFQAPFDWRTPADGRKITIAVSRLKPRGGEAKGSVLTNPGGPGGPGRTLPLLFAGRAKLVDAMEIIGIDPRGTGASTNTTCGGLDWMSVTDPRDRGRANTKLLYDAAELQATACQTRSGEFGKVVNTEQTVRDLDLLRQLLGREKVSWIGYSGGSWMGAYYATYFPDRVDKFVLDSNTDFTSTFQDIFDNFGYGFERRFRTDFLPWAAKYDSLYHLGTTGEQVRQIYETTRAKLAANPLPLDDGTVVDGVRLDLLLIRAQYSKQSFPPAAEALAWISQATTSDVKTLAAAPAALAQYPDASNATLFAIACNDTKFRHNRATLAAEAERLGKQFPLFGYYQVLAPCAFWDRPKLDLKTPTGKGVPPILMVQSVRDPATPLEGAQRAHRNFEGSRLLTVTDEGDHGVYGFGNGCVDDVVESFIVDGKVPTADLTCPGMPLPDPTAPAAAATRPLVGWPL
- a CDS encoding response regulator, which produces MSISVLLVDDHEIVRRGLQQLLAVEPDIEVVGEAESAATAVSAAAFHRPDVAVIDVRLPDGDGVTVCREIRSTVQPPPACLMLTSYSDDEALFGAIMAGAAGYLLKQVSGNDLVSAIRTLAAGGSLLHSSVTATVLQRLRGGPVEDPRYAALSPQERRILDLIAEGLTNRQIANRLYLAEKTVKNYVSSLLHKLGFDRRTEAGVYAARRRQTGAI
- a CDS encoding sensor histidine kinase, with product MPGSPDANAAVRLDGLVRELTDRTAEVIVSQERLHRLLAAVVSLASDLSLPDVLRRIVESSCSLVGARYGALAVVGPDRQLLEFTYGDGHHTDSDQPGSVAAAFDPAAPGFLGVPVHVRGEVFGNLYLTDKDGGADFSRADQEIVVAVAAAAGIAIENARLYEQSRQREVWLRASNEVTNALLTGTPDRDALRLVAVRARLAADGVNALLALPDVQGDLSVRVLDGEGRGFGVSSEGSAAREVFDSGRAKVLDGLPGQDRIGPVVFVPLAAGERVLGVLIVARARDQRAFDASDVALVESFARQAALILEFTRATGAGRRLAVLEDRDRIARDLHDLVVQRLFGLGLGLQSMNGLVEQPMVAQRLADFVTEVDQTIREIRRTIFSLQEPPAGAADLRAQLLKVVQESARLLGFEPSLAMDGPVDSVVPDQVRPDLLATLREALANTARHASAKKVEVEVSVDRAATELRLVVRDDGEGLPNRRGRHSGGLVNMAARAARWDGSCEVESTGGRGVSVTWRVPLVSV
- a CDS encoding pyridoxamine 5'-phosphate oxidase family protein, which encodes MYDSAGLQVLSREECLELLDTAAVGRLVYTHKALPVVHPVVFALDGDCVVLRVPDRSATLVARDTIVAFQIDDVAPDLSRGWSVMAVGHVTEVVDEPWLARLRELPLASRAYGDHDRYLAVDLELLTGRRIPR
- the meaB gene encoding methylmalonyl Co-A mutase-associated GTPase MeaB, with the protein product MVRTVDVAELVDRAREGQPRAVARLISLVEDASPQLREVAAALAPFCGNTRVIGLTGAPGVGKSTSTSALVASYRARGKRVGVLAVDPSSPFSGGALLGDRVRMGEHATDPGVFIRSMATRGHLGGLSWATPQALRVLDAAGFDVVLVETVGVGQSEVEVVSLADTTVVLLAPGMGDGIQAAKAGILEIADVFVVNKADRDGADQTARDLKHMISLGRRDREGGLWRPPVVKTVASRSEGLDDVVDAIDSHHTWLVERGELERRRATRAAGEIEAIALAGLRSRIGGLRGASALETLAKRVVAGELDPYAAADRLVEGVGA
- a CDS encoding acetyl-CoA C-acetyltransferase, whose product is MSGSVIVAGARTPMGRLLGSLKDFSGAQLGGVAIKAALERAGVAPEQVQYVIMGQVLTAGAGQIPARQAAVHAGIPMSVPALTINKVCLSGIDAIALADQLIRAGEFDIVVAGGQESMTQAPHLLPKSRGGFKYGDVSMIDHMAYDGLFCAFDQVAMGSSTEKFNARYGLTREEQDAFSARSHQLAAKAAGNGVFAEEIAPVSIPQRKGDPVLVSTDEGVRGDTTVETLAKLRPAFASDGTITAGSASQISDGAAAVVVMSKAKAEELGLTWLAEIGAHGVVAGPDASLHEQPANAIKAACAKEGIDPADLDLVEINEAFAAVGLVSTRELGIAEDKVNVNGGAIALGHPIGMSGARIALHLALELKRRGGGVGAAALCGGGGQGDALIVRVPKV